TGGTTCTCTTCCACAAGTCACAAGTGACTGCCTGGCCATGGATTTGCTCCGAGAACCAGAGCCATGATAGGTCATAGGTATCTGCACAGACCCATGGCCAGTCGTGATCGTGGTTCTTTGCTTAGATCCACGGCCATGTCGTGGTTTACATCACTACtatacttcttcttcttttttgttgaaGATGATTTATGTTGGATTTATGTATTTGAGGTTTGATATATGGATTTGATGGATAGATCTATTGATTTGGCATATAGATTTGTGGAATTTGAATTGTTTGGCTTATTTCAGACAGTTTTCAAGGCTATCCGTCTACCCAGCAGTTGGGTGGGGTCACCCACCCATGCAAAATGGGACTAGGTATTGGGGTCCATATGCAGCCCCCACCCATGCAGGTGCAGGGGGTTGGGTGGCCAGCTACCCGCCCACTAGGGGCAGGTAGCAAGCCTATATCAAACCATCtctttttataactaattttttGCATTTCTCTTTACAGACACAcaaatatatgtgtatgtatatatcacATTCTGTATttacctttttttgtttttttatgtataaaatgCTCAAAACTAGATTGGAACTCTCTTAATATGGGAACTGAATGACTTCCTAAACCAGATTTTGATTTAGGTTGTGAATTtgctttttaaagttttaaagtgctctttttatttatttattttgtgacgGTGAAAGGGCGCACTTAACAGAAACAATTGGccaaaaaatacttataaaaaatacatttggaAAAACTGATTGCCTGTCCTATCAAATATGACCAAATAGGATGGGCATTCACATTTTGGTAGAACCTCAAAAGGAGTAATGATACGGATCAGCCACTGTAGCGGTGTGCAAAATTAACCGAAACGGTGTGTGTTGAATTTGGGGATATTACCCAATTCAAATTGAAGTGGCAACCCCCCCCCCGCATTGAACGAAATCGAGCAGCGCCAAAGCCTGCGTCGACGTTCCTCCCTCCATCGCCAGCCATCGGAGACGCCAACACTGAGCCCATCTGCACGGCTGCGCTCCCCGTGTCTCCCAACTCTGGTCCCTCCCTCAAACCCGTGTAACTGCGGTATTGTTTCCTTTAATAAACCTCTGCACCATCCTTTTTTCCAGATATTAGCTTTTCTAGAAGCTGCAGTTGATTTTGTTTCAACCTGTTTGTTTCCCTTTCTCTTCctgctctctccctctcttccatttcttcatcttcttcggTGGGGTGCATTCCTTCTTCAATAGATTGATGACTATTTAAGATTCGGTAACAAAAGCCTTTTCCAAAGCATGTTTGTGGGACTCGATTCTATACGGGGAGCTGGGAAGGTACCTAcctgtttttttctctttttcattccTGGTACTCTGAGGCATTGGATTTGTCATTATTGTATTTCCAAACTGTAATTCTAACAGGATTATGAGGTGAGCGTTACTTCCCGTCTGATTGTTGGGAAGACGCAAGAGAGTTTAAAAGGGAATAATTGGGGAAGTTTTTCTTGGTAAAATGTGCTTTACATTCTCAAACAAGCACGTGTTTTGCACCTTacttctcaaactatcaaaactATACATTAAACCCTCCAACTATAAAAAAACCGACAATCAAAACTATACATTAAACCGGTAATTTCTCTGTAATTTGAGGACGCAAAGTGTTAGTATTGATAGATTAAAGTACAAAGTATAACATACCTATTGGTTGGACGGTGAAAAGTGTATcttcctattttctttttccctacacctctcaTCAACCAATCAAGGTATTATAAAGCCAAGAAATATTCATGCTATTTTAGGCTCTCCCACATCAGCATGGATCTGAGAGTTGAAGGCTTTAATTCAAATCCATTGGTTAGTCATTGAAGAAAAGATAAATCGGAAATACAGTTACCCTGTGAGTATCATCAGGATGTATGTAATGTGCTCCTATAGATGTTGGCAGAACACCttccattcattttttcaatatcCCAGAATTGGTAACGATGTATTGCCGCAGTAatgaaaacaaatttataaGTTGGTTGGAGTCGCAAGCTAATGACTTCGTGATCTTACTTTTCATATTGTTTTTCAtattgttggtatttttttttttttttgtgaatatttaaTCAATTATTAGAGTAGTATGTTCATTTTTCTTCGTTTGCCATCATGTTCTTCCCTTTTAAAATCTCGGAAGGGGAAGATGGAAAAGGAAGATGGAATGGTACCCAGGCCTTCGACGTCGACTTCGACTTCATTAATGACATCTGAAAATGCATTTGGCCCTCCAAATGATTACCATGTGAGTGCGCATGTTGATGCCATTTATTGTTGGTTTAAGTGTGTGTGAAAtgctaattaataatattgaattgCAATGTTGCAGCATAATTATGATTCAAATATGTCCTACCCTTCGCCTCCTGGTAATCCGGATAACTTAAGGCCAGATTTTTCAGCCGGTGGAGAGTATGAAGAAAATGTTGGTTGTACATTTTCTTCAGCTGCTGATGCTATGACACTTTTTTTTGCTTTAACTTTAATGACACTAATATTGAATTTCTGCTAATCCATCTCTATATTTCCGTGTTCAGAAATGTTATTTGACATAAATGAAGATTTAGATTTAGAGGATACCACTGTTGTGTCAGATGATGAGGTACGGGTCAGAGCACCAAGATCGGGTATGGAATTTGGTAGTGAGAAGGAGGTTATGGACTATTATAAGAAATATGCCAAGCAAGAGGGGTTTGGTGTAAGGACACAAAGGACTAAgagagatgatgatgggagATCTGTGTATATCACTATTGGTTGTGCCCGTGGCGAAAAATACGTACCTAAGAACATCAATATGTCGAAGCCAAGTGCAACAACTAAAACGGATTGTAAAGCAAAGATAAATGTGACGTTGAACAAGAACGAGAAATGGGTGATCACTACAGTCGAAAGTGCGCACAACCACATTACTATCAGCCCCAAGAAGACAAGACTCTTGCGATCTCACAAGCTTCTTGATGAGCACAGTCAAAGGATCATTGACCTCAATGACAGAGCCAGAATTCGAATGAATAagaattatttttctcttatcGTTGAGGCGGGTGGTTATGAGAATCTAGAGTTCCAAGAGAGGGATTGTCGGAATTTCATTGACAAGGCTAGACATCAAAGGTTGGGTAAAGGAGGTGGCGATGCCCTTTACGAGTATTTTCAGAGGATGAGAAATCAGAATGATGGCTTCGTTTCTTCCATGGATGTCGATGATGACGGAAGGTTACGGAATGTATTTTAGGCTGATGCACGAAGTCGGGCGGTGTACGAGTACTTCAGAGACGTTGTGACCTTCGATACAACGTACCTAACAAACCAATACGGGATGCCCTTCGCCCCGTTTGTTGGCGTTAATCATCATGGTCAGTCCATACTCCTAGGGGCGGGGTTGACACGCATTCCTTTGTTTGGTTGTTCTGCACATGGTTGGATTGCATAAACGGTCAAGCGCCCAAAGCCATCATAACAGACCAGGACCGAGCAATGAAGAATGCAATCCACATGGTATTTCCAGAAACCCGCCATAGATATTGTCTATGGCATATAATGCGCAAACTTTCAGAGAAACTAGGATCTCACTCCCATTTCAGCACAGGGTTGAAGACTTCCATTCAGTCAGCATTGTATGATTCACAGTCCTGCACGGAATTTGAGAAGAGGTGGGGTGAACTTCTTGATAAGTATGATCTGAGGAGTAATAATTGGCTCACGTCCTTATATGAGGAGAGGACTTTTTGGGTCCGGGTTTACTTGAAGGATGTATTTTGGGCGGGTATGAGCACGACACAACGGTCAGAAAGCATGAATGCTTTCTTTGATGGGTATGTCCATTCTGGTACCACCTTGAAGGAATTCGTGGACCAATTTGATAATGCTTTGAGAAAGAAGGTTGAGGTAAAGACAACGGCGGATTTCAACTCTAGTAACCAAATCATCCCATGCATTTCCCCTTTCAACTTTGAGAAACAGTTTCAGAAGGTATACACAAATGCAAAATTTAGAGAGTTCCAAAAAGAGTTGATGGGCCTAATGTGATGTAATTGCACACTGGTAAGCAAGCAGGGGTGCATTTTAACCTTTGATATCTTGGATGAAATCAGTATTCATGAGTGTACCAAAATAGTCCACTACACACTTTATTATAATGAAGAGGAATGCGAGTTAAAATGCACGTGTGCATTGTTTCAGATGAGGGAAATTTTATGTAGGCATGCACTTAAAGTTTTGCATTTTTCCCGAATTAACGTCGTGCCAGATAAATATGTCTTGGCCCGCTGGAGGAAGGATGAGGAGAGGACGTACACATTGATCAAAAGTACTTATGATGATGTGCGTGGGAGTGGAGACTGTAGGAGGTATGAAAGGGTGGTTAAAAGATGCATGAAATTAGCAACTAAAATATCCACAAGTGAACAGAAAGTCAATGCATTCCTGCGCGTTGTTGATGACTTTGATTCGAATTGTGATGATGATACATTTGGTGGGAGATCCGAGTCAAGAGAGGTTGGACCTAACGTTCTCACGGATAAAAGTAAGAAGATATTAAGCCCCCATGTGGTTCGAGGGAAAGGAAGACCCCCAAGTAAGAGAAAGGTTCCGCCTGTGGAGAAGAtgacaagaaaaagaaaggtacGGAATGTATTTtggatattatttttctatagcaTAGTGTTAAGGTAAGCAAGGACTAATCTCTCACTTTGATTGGCATGTGCATTGTAGGCTTGCAGGAAATTATTCGTTGATGACACTGAATTGTCTGCCACCCCAGGATCCCTTCACCACCAAACTGATGAAGGAATCGGTGTTGGGACACAAAACAGCATGATCACAGAGCATATGCCATTAGGAAATCAGGAGGTCTTCGGCTATTGGTTAAATGTgtctttgaaaatatattttccctAATAAAAGATTGCATGAAAGATAAAGCATGTTGTTAcattgttgttgttttctttcaGATGTGCCACGATAATTGAGTTGCTGTTTTTGTGTCTGGCATGTAATGGTCATGGTTGTTTTTGTCCATTCTCATAAGTGGTTTTTTGGTCCAGATGGAGAGGGTTGTGTGTAGTTTGTGAATAagcaaagtattttttttttttttggctttctaATGGAGATCGATGTGTGTATAGGTGTAATATGCAAGTGTTGAAAATTCGTGGTCACAGTTTCAGATGGGTTGTGTGTATGGTGTGGTTATATGCAAATTCGTGTTCAATTTTGTCCATTTTCAGAAGGGTTGTGTGTACTGTGTGGTTATATGCTTATACTCACATTCCGTTCctcttggagaaggtagggtgtAGGTTGTGGTGTATTTGCAGAAAGCAGTTTTTGTGGCTCTTCGTAGTGTTGTTGTGAGCAAAGTGAATATGCCAAAGGTAAGGTTTTTTGTGGAGATGCAATGGCTTTTCCTCTTCTTGGTAAGTAATGGTTGTTCCGAGTGTCCTTCCTCTTGGAGTTGCAATGACTAGTCCGAGTAGTCTTCATGATGGAGGGGGTTTTTGGTAGCATGATTGGTTAGTTTGGTTAATTGTGAAAATGTGGTCATATGGCCAACATACGAAGGTTGGTAGTTCTAATTATAAGTATGTTCatttaattttcagtttttgtgGAATTTAAGCTCCCATAAAACTGCATTGTATGATTTTTATGATGTGATTTATATGTCACAGCATCTACCAAATCTAGCCCTTCTCTTGATGCACGAAAAGATGTATAGATTGGAAGCTCACTGTCTCAGAAGGTGGTTCAGAACATATGCCCATT
The genomic region above belongs to Carya illinoinensis cultivar Pawnee chromosome 4, C.illinoinensisPawnee_v1, whole genome shotgun sequence and contains:
- the LOC122306250 gene encoding protein FAR1-RELATED SEQUENCE 5-like: MEKEDGMVPRPSTSTSTSLMTSENAFGPPNDYHHNYDSNMSYPSPPGNPDNLRPDFSAGGEYEENVEMLFDINEDLDLEDTTVVSDDEVRVRAPRSGMEFGSEKEVMDYYKKYAKQEGFGVRTQRTKRDDDGRSVYITIGCARGEKYVPKNINMSKPSATTKTDCKAKINVTLNKNEKWVITTVESAHNHITISPKKTRLLRSHKLLDEHSQRIIDLNDRARIRMNKNYFSLIVEAGGYENLEFQERDCRNFIDKARHQRLGKGGGDALYEYFQRMRNQNDGFVSSMDVDDDGRGGVDTHSFVWLFCTWLDCINGQAPKAIITDQDRAMKNAIHMVFPETRHRYCLWHIMRKLSEKLGSHSHFSTGLKTSIQSALYDSQSCTEFEKRWGELLDKYDLRSNNWLTSLYEERTFWVRVYLKDVFWAGMSTTQRSESMNAFFDGYVHSGTTLKEFVDQFDNALRKKVEVKTTADFNSSNQIIPCISPFNFEKQFQKMREILCRHALKVLHFSRINVVPDKYVLARWRKDEERTYTLIKSTYDDVRGSGDCRRYERVVKRCMKLATKISTSEQKVNAFLRVVDDFDSNCDDDTFGGRSESREVGPNVLTDKSKKILSPHVVRGKGRPPSKRKVPPVEKMTRKRKACRKLFVDDTELSATPGSLHHQTDEGIGVGTQNSMITEHMPLGNQEKAVFVALRSVVVSKVNMPKHLPNLALLLMHEKMYRLEAHCLRRWFRTYAHYQVTDLTLVIVRIVCAKLV